The following DNA comes from Deinococcus cellulosilyticus NBRC 106333 = KACC 11606.
CCAAAGGCAGCAAACACACTGTTCTTGTGCAGGATCTCCACCTCACGGAAACCCACCTTGCGGAGCATGTCGATCTGGAACATCAGGGGTCTGGGCGTGTCCTCCTGGGCGATGTAATTGAAAACATGGTCCCGGTAGGCCTCATCCTTGAGCCCTGTGAGGTAATCTCCATACCGCTCCCACATCAGGCTCTGAACCGCAGGAATCGAATGCTCAATGAGGTCCGAAATCCAGAAGGACCCTCCAGGCCTCAGGGCATCAAAACACTGGCGGAAAACCTGCTCCCACTCTTCATCGGTGCGAAGGTGGTGGAAGACCGCTGCACCCATGATCACATCGACACGTTCCCTCCCAAGGTCAAGTTCCCGCACGTCTGCCTGAATGCAGGTGATCTGGCCCGAAGTCACTGCTCCAACACGCTCCCTTGCCCGGTCCAGCATGGGCTGGGAAAGGTCAATGAGGGTGCAATTGCAGTTGGGAACCACCTGCAAAAACTTAAGGGTGTAGTTTCCTGCCCCACACCCAATGTCCATCACATCTTTTGCATGGGGGGTCATGGTCCCTGCAGCACGGGTGATCAGGTCCATGTTGAGGGGAGCATCAATGGAACTGGCCTGTCCAGTGTCGAGGTTTGAGAAGCGCTCGACATCAGTGTCAAAACGGGCACGGATTTCTTCAACGGTGCTTTTGGGATTCATGGGATGTCCTTTCTGAACGGTCACATTCTTTTTTGAGACAGTCTGTCAGAGAGAAAAAGCTATGCTTGAAGCATGGAATTTGATCTGAAGGCGTTCTTGCTGCTGGGACTTGCGCTCGTGCTGCCCGTGGGGTTCATCTGGGTGGTCACCACCTTTTTTGCCACCCCGAAGCGTTTCAATGAGCACGACCAGCGGGCACTGCTGGAGAAACGCCGCAAAAAGAAAAAAGATGGCGAGCCCTGAGACTCGCCACCGCAGGTCAACAGCACCTGTTACGCGGAGACGGTCTCCTTCAGCAACTGTAGGACGGTCTGGGTGAATTCCTGGGTTCCAGCACTGCCTCCAAGGTCCTTTGTGGGGTTCTCGTTGAGGGCGCGCAGGATGGCTGCATCAATGCGGTCTGCAGCCTCAGGACGGTTCAGGCTGTAGCGAAGCATCAGGGCAGCACTGAGGATGGTGGCGGTGGGGTTGGCAATGCCCTGACCTGCAATGTCAGGCGCAGAGCCGTGAATGGGCTCGTAAAGACCCGCACCATCGCCCAGAGAGGCAGAGGGCATCAGGCCCAGAGAGCCGGGCAGCACCGCACCCAGGTCAGAGAGGATGTCTCCGAAGAGGTTTTCGGTGACGATCACGTCATAACGGCTGGGGTTGGTGACCAGCAGCATGGCGACACTGTCCACGTACTCGTGGTTCAGAGCGACATCGCTGTATTCTGATTCACGCACCCTGACCACTTCACGACGCCAGAATTCACTGACCTCGAGCACGTTGGCCTTGTCCACACTGGTGACCTTGTTGCGGCGACCCTGGGCGGCCTTGAAGGCCACCCGGGCAATGCGCTCGACTTCGTGCTTCTTGTAACGCATGGCGTTGAAGCCTTCCATCTCGTTGATCCAGCGTTCAGGATCGAAGTACACGCCCCCGAGCAGTTCACGAACCACCAGCACATCCACCCCACGGGCCAGTTCGGGCTTCAGGGGAGACAGGTGCTCCATGCCCTCGTAAACCTTGATGGGACGCAGGTTGGCATACACCCCAAGGGCTTTGCGCAGGGCCAACAGACCGGACTCAGGGCGCAAGTGACGGGGCAGGGTGTTCCAGTGGGAATCCTGGGCTCCACCAATGCTGCCAAGCAGCACTGCATCTGCATTCTTCACAGCTTCCTGGGTGGCAGCCGTGAAAGGCTCACCATAAGCATCGATGGACGCTCCACCGAATTTGTGCTCGTCGTATTCGAGGTCAGGGGCGACCACTTTCAAGACTTCAATGGCACTGGCGACGATCTCGGGGCCGATTCCGTCACCGGGCAGAACAACAATTTTGGGCATTTGCACCTCCTTTAAAACAGAGGGGCGCAATCAAAGCGCCCCGAAAAAATTCAGTTGAAGGTCTCTTTCATGTACTCAAGCCAGCCACCCGATTTCTGCACATCGAGGGCAAACTGGGGCACGGGCACGAAGGTCACGACCTGACCGGTGCGCTTGTTGGTGATCACACCCGCTTTGAGGTCCAGGTCGGCCTCGTCCCCATCCTGGAAAGCAGAAACAATGTTCTCGCATTCCAGTGCCAAAAAGCCGTTGTTGATGGCGTTGCGGTAGAAGATGCGGGCAAAGTTGGGGGCCAGCACAGCGGCCACACCTGCACCACGGATGGCCCACACGGCGTGCTCACGGCTGCTTCCGCAACCGAAGTCGGCTCCGGCCACGATGATGTCACCGGGCTGTACGCGCTTCACGAAGTCTTTGTCATAATCTTCCATCGCATACTTTGCCAGTTCGGACTCCACGTCGGTGGTCAGGTGGCGGGCAGGGATGATTTCGTCGGTGTTGATGTGGTCACGACCAAATACATGCACTTTCGGCATTGATAACTCCTTGAGAAAGCGGTCAGCTGTCAGCAATCAGCCGTCAGCTGAGAAGAACAACAAGCTCAAATCCAGCTCAGTCTGCAGCGGAACCCGCACCAATGAAGTCGCGGGGATCACTGATGTACCCATTCACCGCACTTGCAGCCACTGTTGCGGGGCTGGCAAGGTAAATCTGGGCGCTCGGGTCACCCATGCGGCCCACGAAGTTGCGGTTGGAGCTGGAGATGCACACGTCGTTCGGACCGAGCACCCCGGAGTGCATGCCAAGGCAGGCTCCGCAGGAGGGGTAAGACACGCTGGCTCCGGCGTCCACAAAGATTTCCATCAGGCCTTCCTGTGCAGCCTGTTTCCAGATGGCCTGGGTGGCGGGCACCACGATCATCTGCACCCCATCGGCCACTTTACGGCCTTTGAGAATGGCGGCGACTTCACGGAGGTCGGAGATGCGTCCGTTGGTGCAGCTTCCCACGTAAGCGTGGGTCACAGCAATTTTGTCGGTTCCGGCCACTTTGCCGTTGGAGGGGATGTGGGGGTAAGCCACAGTGGGCTCCAGAGCACCTGCATCGATTTCAATGACGACCTTGTATTTGGCGTCAGAATCGGACTGGTATTCGGTGTACTGGTCGGGGGTCACGCCACGGGCAGCGAGGTAAGCGCGGGTGGCGTCATCCACGGCCACGATGCCGGTCTTGCCGCCTGCTTCGATGGCCATGTTGGTGAGGGTGAAACGGCCTTCCATGTCCATGTTGTCGATGGTTTCGCCGACCCATTCCATCACCATGTAGTTTGCGCCGTCTGCGCCAATTTGCTTGATGACTTCAAGCACAAGGTCTTTGGGGGTCACACCGGGCTTGAATTGGCCGGTGACTTTGATCAGCATGGTTTCGGGCACCTTGAACCAGACTTTACCGGAGTAGATCGCTCCAGCAAGGTCGGTGGAACCCACGCCCGTGGCAAATGCGCCAAGGGCTCCTGCATTGCAGGTGTGGCTGTCCCCGGAGACCAGGGTGTCGCCGGGCTTCACGAGGCCAGTGTTTTCGAGGACCACGTGTGCGATGCCGCCACGGCCCACATCGAAGAAGTGCTTGATGCCCTTCTCGTGCACCCAGCTTTTCAGCTTCTGGTACATCTTGGCGGCCTTGATGTTCATGGCAGGCACAGAGTGGTCGGGCACCGCGACAATCTGGTCAGGGTTGAACACCTTGTCCATCCCGCGCTCTTCCAGCATGCGCAGGGCTGCGGGGGTGGTGATCTCGTGGCAGAGCACCCATGAGGTGTCGCACATGATGAGTTGCCCGGGAACCACACTCTCATTCCCACTTCGGGCGGCCAGAATCTTTTCTGCAATCGTCATACCCATCTTTTCGTTCCTCCTTCGTCCAACGAAAAGCCCCGAAACCTGTTGCAAGGGTTTCGGGGTGTATTGGCATAGGTCAATGTTCGCCAGTTTACCCCTGACGGTGTAGTAGCAGGTTGTAAACACTGTGACTGAACATTGCCCCCATCATAGTGTGAGGGGAACGCAAAAACAAGCGAGTGGGTGAATTTGCTTACACAACATGGGCTCTCGGCATTCTTTTACAACCGCACCGTCTGGTACTGCACCGGACGCCCGAAGTGGTGGAGCTTCCCGGTTTTTCGCATGGCACCCTGAAAAACCTTGATCTCTGGGGACTGGGGATCAAAACCGTCCAGACGCACGCAACAGATGCGGCCTGTGTTGTACCCTCCGGTGTCGATGAACAGGTGCTTGCCAAACATCACGGGCTCCAAGGTGGGGGTGTGACCGTGAATGCTCATGATCACCCCTTCTGGCAAGGGGAATGGGCCTTCATAGGGACGAATCCAAAGGGCCACATCTTCAGGGCTGTAATTGCCTCTGGCGTGTGGAGGGGCAGCGTGGGAGAGCAGCACACTTCCCTGCTGGGGGTAATCGGTGATGCCTTCTGGACCTGAGAACATGGCAATGCGCCCGAGTTGCAGGTATTCCAGCAGGTCTTCAGGGTAGTTTTCGATGGTGAACCGCTCATACTCACGAATCACGGTCTCCCCGCCTGCCTCACGCCAGTTGCGGAAGCTTTCGAAAGCCTGCTGGTACTCCCGCATGTTCTTGCTCTCAAGGTATTTCTGGTAATGCCTGTATGGCATGAGGGCCATTTCTTCGTGGTTGCCCCGGATCAGGGTGGCCCGACCTTGCTGGTGCAGTTCGGTCACGGCTTTCATGGCGGCCCGGTTCTGGGGGCCACGGTCAATCACATCGCCCAGGAAAACATAATGGGTGTCTTCGGGGTAATGCCTGAGGATCTGTTCCAGGATGTCGTATCTTCCGTGTAGGTCTCCAATGCAGACAATCATCGGCCTCATTCTGGCACATCAGGAGGGATTCTTCTGTGTGCAGCAGATGATGGTTCCTTCTGGATTGTGGCTGGGCAAATGCCATATTTTCGAGCAATCTGATTATTTTACCGATGGAGGCCAGGACGTTTGGCTGCACTTCAAGCGAATTGAACCCTTTCGATCAGGGTGCTCTAGGTGCATGAATATGCGCTTCCTTCTGGAAGCGTTTAAAATTCATGGGCGTTGAAACAGGTTGCCGCCTGTATGAGGGAGGAAAGCATGAAGGTTCTTACGGTTTGTCTTGGAAACATCTGTCGCTCTCCACTGGCCGAAGTGCTGGTCCGCAAAGCGTTTCAGGACGCTGGAATCGAAGCCACAGTGGACAGTGCTGGCACCGGAGACTGGCACCTCGGGGAATTGCCGGACCCCAGGGCCCGCAAGGTGGCTGCAGATCACGGCATCGCCCTGACCCACCCGGCCAGACAGCTTTCTGCACAGGACTTCTCCGATTTTGATCACATTCTGGTGATGGACGAGCAGAACCTGAGAACCGTCAAGAAACTGCAACCCACCACTTCAAAAGCCCGTGTGAAAATGAT
Coding sequences within:
- a CDS encoding metallophosphoesterase, with product MIVCIGDLHGRYDILEQILRHYPEDTHYVFLGDVIDRGPQNRAAMKAVTELHQQGRATLIRGNHEEMALMPYRHYQKYLESKNMREYQQAFESFRNWREAGGETVIREYERFTIENYPEDLLEYLQLGRIAMFSGPEGITDYPQQGSVLLSHAAPPHARGNYSPEDVALWIRPYEGPFPLPEGVIMSIHGHTPTLEPVMFGKHLFIDTGGYNTGRICCVRLDGFDPQSPEIKVFQGAMRKTGKLHHFGRPVQYQTVRL
- a CDS encoding 3-isopropylmalate dehydratase large subunit → MGMTIAEKILAARSGNESVVPGQLIMCDTSWVLCHEITTPAALRMLEERGMDKVFNPDQIVAVPDHSVPAMNIKAAKMYQKLKSWVHEKGIKHFFDVGRGGIAHVVLENTGLVKPGDTLVSGDSHTCNAGALGAFATGVGSTDLAGAIYSGKVWFKVPETMLIKVTGQFKPGVTPKDLVLEVIKQIGADGANYMVMEWVGETIDNMDMEGRFTLTNMAIEAGGKTGIVAVDDATRAYLAARGVTPDQYTEYQSDSDAKYKVVIEIDAGALEPTVAYPHIPSNGKVAGTDKIAVTHAYVGSCTNGRISDLREVAAILKGRKVADGVQMIVVPATQAIWKQAAQEGLMEIFVDAGASVSYPSCGACLGMHSGVLGPNDVCISSSNRNFVGRMGDPSAQIYLASPATVAASAVNGYISDPRDFIGAGSAAD
- a CDS encoding class I SAM-dependent methyltransferase, with product MNPKSTVEEIRARFDTDVERFSNLDTGQASSIDAPLNMDLITRAAGTMTPHAKDVMDIGCGAGNYTLKFLQVVPNCNCTLIDLSQPMLDRARERVGAVTSGQITCIQADVRELDLGRERVDVIMGAAVFHHLRTDEEWEQVFRQCFDALRPGGSFWISDLIEHSIPAVQSLMWERYGDYLTGLKDEAYRDHVFNYIAQEDTPRPLMFQIDMLRKVGFREVEILHKNSVFAAFGGVK
- a CDS encoding low molecular weight protein-tyrosine-phosphatase; amino-acid sequence: MKVLTVCLGNICRSPLAEVLVRKAFQDAGIEATVDSAGTGDWHLGELPDPRARKVAADHGIALTHPARQLSAQDFSDFDHILVMDEQNLRTVKKLQPTTSKARVKMIRDFDPLGKGAVPDPYYGTDEDFQVVWTMLERAANGFAASVAEQQTVQL
- the leuB gene encoding 3-isopropylmalate dehydrogenase, with the protein product MPKIVVLPGDGIGPEIVASAIEVLKVVAPDLEYDEHKFGGASIDAYGEPFTAATQEAVKNADAVLLGSIGGAQDSHWNTLPRHLRPESGLLALRKALGVYANLRPIKVYEGMEHLSPLKPELARGVDVLVVRELLGGVYFDPERWINEMEGFNAMRYKKHEVERIARVAFKAAQGRRNKVTSVDKANVLEVSEFWRREVVRVRESEYSDVALNHEYVDSVAMLLVTNPSRYDVIVTENLFGDILSDLGAVLPGSLGLMPSASLGDGAGLYEPIHGSAPDIAGQGIANPTATILSAALMLRYSLNRPEAADRIDAAILRALNENPTKDLGGSAGTQEFTQTVLQLLKETVSA
- a CDS encoding 3-isopropylmalate dehydratase small subunit; translated protein: MPKVHVFGRDHINTDEIIPARHLTTDVESELAKYAMEDYDKDFVKRVQPGDIIVAGADFGCGSSREHAVWAIRGAGVAAVLAPNFARIFYRNAINNGFLALECENIVSAFQDGDEADLDLKAGVITNKRTGQVVTFVPVPQFALDVQKSGGWLEYMKETFN